TAACATAtccttatgtttttatttatgttatattttagaGATGGGATTGGTTTTCGAGGGCAAGGGAATTGTATAACAATGCCAGAGATCACATTAGGTAAGACATAAACAATTATGTTCCTAACATCCAACCGTCTACAAGGTTAAATGCGAAAATAAAATGTATCGTACTTTCAATAATGGCCATTCACCCTTGCGATCCTCACTTGAATAACAGTTGCCCTCTTTAAGGGTAatgaaaaaacattaaaaaaaaacaatgaatattaaaaaatgaatgtttCATCCATAAAATAGAGAAAAGATATAAGATTTTAAAaagtatatgtataatatataataaaaagattactTTTGGATTTTAAATAGCGATACTTTGTGACGCGATGTCTACTTTAATTATTATCGTTATTTATCCAAAATTTAGGCGTTTGTTGGAAAGTAAGTGCATGTATGCGTTAGTATGTTATCGTTGGAACTTTCCCCTTCGACAAATAGACAGTACAGGTCCGTTTGTCTGGTTAATGGATGCCTGTATTTAACATTTCAAACTTCACCATCAGCATAAATGTTTgaactttaatttgtttataatgtTTGATCTGTAAAAGGAGGATGTGAGTATACGAAAATTAGACAGCAGCACAACGATACAAAACATTTAAGACATCTAGGGGAAATACATGTAACTATACTATGAATTTGTAGTAAGCTCCAtgatgaagaccgtactttgacctataatggtttacttttacaaattgggactcataccacatcttcttgtatttattttatcatgttgaCATTCACTAAGGTCTTACATGCAAAAACCGAAGTTTGTACTAGATATTGTATTTAATATTGTGTTTCAGTGATGCCGTTGATACCGCTGGAGATGTGGCTGATACCATAGGGGTTCATGCACGGGAACACCTAAATCTCGCTGCAGACCATTTAGAAGACCTAGGCGTCCCACGTGAAAGAATTGACGAGACAGGCGAAAGAATAAGTAATATAACAAGTCAGGTGGTTCAGAGAGGACAGGACATAATTGAGAATGGTCAAAATGGACTTTCCAGAGTAGCAGAACACGCAATGAAGAAAGCAATGGAAACTATCGAAAACAATAGAGATTTTCTAGAAAACAGTCATAAGCATATTTCGAGAGTAGCCGATTCTATGGCAGACATATTCGGCAATTTCCGGGATTTGGTCAACAACCGACGGAATCAACAAGAACCATCAAGCAATTCTAGATTGACACTAATCACTGATGATGACGTAAAAGtgattcattgaacatttgaaatttgaagtcggaaataatttgtattttacagCTTTATACATTATATTCGTTTCCCTTACTCCTTCAATAAAACCATCAAATTATATTGTATCTTAGAAATTCAAAAATGCAGCCTTTCTGTGCTACATGTATCAATTCACACATGTTTTCAAACAACTAGAAAACACACACTTATATAATACCTCGGGTCATTGTTTTGTATGGCCCCGCAAACGAAGTTGTCGATGCCaaatagttttacccttgtccgaaattccaaAATTCCGTCATttcgtcattccgcaacaaaccattatacagaattttttctaaacgccttcagatattgggctgatttttggtttgtACGTtcaccatgatgagttacagatcaagttgaagtttcgttccgctccactaatttttactgaaattaagagctttggactttgagaaaattttaaaaatcacagttatactgaCTTTTtttaaacgccttcagatattgggctgatttttggtatgtgaggtTACCATGATgatttacagatcaagtttaagtatcgttccgctccgctaatttttgctaaaattatggactttggactttgataaattattgaaaatcagttATACTCATTTGTTTCTATACAcctctagattttgaccttatttaattttgatatgcgagactaccatcatgtttgtgtccatatgtgttattgaaattgcaaatttttcaactttttgggacgggaccattcgtgtcgctttgacacatctagttttaagTATAATATGATTAATgattttgtataaacatattacaatgtaatacaatgatTCATGTAGGCGATAATATTTTGATGCACTAAGACAGATAAACAACTGAAACATGTTCAACAATGACTATTTCCCCgcaaaaatagatttaaaaataatatttaaaaaacacattttgtagTTTTTCTGTCTGTGAAGAAATGTCATAACAAATGTGATACACactcaataaaggcaacagtagtataccgctgttcaaaactcataaatccatggacaaaaaacaaaatcggggtaacaaactaaaaccgagggaaacgcattaaatataagaggagaacaacgacacagcaCCGACAatcaacacacacagaaacggaccaagcatcagaaaaagtcccacgagaataacaaatataacatctaaaccaaatacatgaatttgggatacaCAAGCTTAAGTACTGTGTCACGCCTTATcttaatatatcaaaaataagagaaaataaacgacacaacattaaaatacaacacacacagaaacgaacaataatttAGAAATGGCCATCTTCCTGGCTTCGTACAGGACATTTCAATAACCCGTGTTTAAAAGGTgtgtaccacatttttttatgttactttgTCTGTTTCCTGAAAACCACTGATCTTGTTAGTCCGTTATTGGCCATGCACAAACTGTTCGTCAAAAGCCTTAGGCTTACTGCAAACAGAAGTGTTTGCCAcctgtatgatttatttaataatgttccatttacaaatattgttgcttttttaaaagaaattggaatttatcatagaatataaaaatgttattatatttaaatcgattttaatttttatcacgttattttactgttaatttttatttgtatatactcaatttgctttagtcaagaattttagtatattgaaggactttttgtcttattttaaaaatatgctttaaattgtaaaaatattcgaattagctcttgccgcgatatagcctttttgtgctaatgcggcgtaaagcaaccaacaatcaatcaatgtaatTTCTGCCAATCATTCAAAGAATGCCAATGAATAAGACGGTTACATATGCTTCTTGGAGTAGGAAAACATGTATGGGTTTCATCTTAACTAGTCGAAACACTAACTTCAACTATATCATTAATGAGACTGGTACGATTGAAACCATAACAAACTAGAAGCtatcaagagcctgtatcgctcacctgaaaCAACCTGGGTTTtagaattcataaaaaaaagataaaatttggccaGAAATTAACAACACTTGGCTAGaacctcataaggaaaggaacatttatgctatgtttggtttcattcaactCAGTgtttctctaaaagaagaaatttgtatgtatttcccatagggtcctatgttgaACTAAGTCCCCCCCTATGGCGACCATCTAGGAATTTGGATtggcgacaaagtaacaacacttggtcggcatctcattaggaacattcatgcgatgtttggtttcaatccattcagtggttctctagaagaagtcatttatatgcatttcccatagggtcctatgttaaactaagtcccccactggtggccatcttggatgatggatcggctataaAGTAAccacacttggtcagcacctcat
The window above is part of the Mytilus edulis chromosome 6, xbMytEdul2.2, whole genome shotgun sequence genome. Proteins encoded here:
- the LOC139527912 gene encoding uncharacterized protein — its product is MKISIVSSIICLVIAVDLTFAIPTAHRQKRWDWFSRARELYNNARDHISDAVDTAGDVADTIGVHAREHLNLAADHLEDLGVPRERIDETGERISNITSQVVQRGQDIIENGQNGLSRVAEHAMKKAMETIENNRDFLENSHKHISRVADSMADIFGNFRDLVNNRRNQQEPSSNSRLTLITDDDVKVIH